Within Gilvibacter sp. SZ-19, the genomic segment CCGTTTTCTCTAGCGGATTCTTCTTAGTCGTATATATCTTATTCTGGATCTTGGTTCCAGCTGCCGAAAGCACTGCAGATAAATTGACCATGCAGGGCGAAGCGGTGACAATAGAGAACATTGAAAAAAAGATTAAGGACGAGTACGAACGCGTCGCCGATAAGGTAAAAGATGTCGATTTCGATGGTGCGGCAAAACGCGCCAAATCTGGAGCTTCTAGCTTTTTTGACGGCTTAGGAAGTGTTTTCAGCGTCTTTTTTAAGATCATTTTCAAGTTTATCGGGATCATTTTACTGATCACAGCGATATCTACCTTGGTAAGCCTTATTGTTAGCATGTTCTCTTTGGGATCTGTAAGCTTTTGGGGCAGCGACCTGACCGATTATATCGGCGTGGTAAACACCTCTGGTGCACCAATATGGTTGATCTCTATTGCCGTTCTATTGGCCGTTGGAATTCCATTTTTTGTATTGTTCCTTTTGGGATTGAAGATCCTTATTCCGAACATCAAATCTATTGGAACTCCGGCTAAGATAACCCTTGGGGTAGCCTGGATAGCCGCTGTTATAATGATGGGCATCTTTGCCATTCGCGAGGTAACTGAGATAAGCAACGAAGGAAGCGTTAAAACAGTGAACCCATTGGCCGTAGCCGTAAACGACACCCTGCGCTTAAAAATGGTCTCTAATGAAGATTTCGAATACCGCGCCAACAGAAGCGGTGGCTTTGAGATCAAAAGAGACGAAGACGGAAACCGTGTCATTTACAGCAACGATGTGCGCTTAATAGTGCGTTCTACCAGCAAACCAGAGGGTAGAATCAGCATAGAGAAATCTGCAAACTCAACCGACTATCAACGTTCCAGAGAGTATGCGGAGCGTATCAATTACAACTATGAGCTCAAGGGGAACACCTTGTACTTGGACGGTTATTTCTTGGTCGATGTGGCCGATAAATACCGCGACCAAGAAGTAGAAGTGATCGTGTATCTACCGGAAGGATCTGTATTGTTTGCAGATAAGAATACACGCAGCTTCCACTCCAACAGCTCGTACTATGACGATATTCTAACCCGTGGCGATGAAGAATACTTCCTCCGCATAGAAAAAGGAAAGACAACTTGTCTGAACTGTCCGGATGGTCGCGAGTCTAACTATAATGGTGATAGAACCACCAGTGGTTGGGATGATGACGACTGGAGCAGCGACGATTGGACCGACGACGATTGGGGCAATAGCGATACTTGGGTAGACGATGTGGAGCAATCCACAGAAACTACAGAGAGTGAGCAAGCAACCTCAACGGATTCTACTGCAACGCAATCCGCAGTGGTAAACGATAGCATTAGCAATTCATCAAATCAATAACAACTAAAACTTTAAACGTATGCGACTTTCAATTTTAGCAATTTTAGCAGCTTTTACTTTGAGTTCCTGCAACCTTGACCTAGTGGTCAATGCAGAGAACGGTAATGGCGATGTAGTGACCAAGACGCGCAACTTGGACGACGATTTTACCGGAGTTAGAGGATCTAGTGGGCTGGATGTCTTTTTAGAAGAAGGCTCAGAGAACAAAGTGGTGGTAGAAGCAGATTCTAACCTCCACGAATACATCGAGACAGAAGTGAGTAACGGTGTATTAAAGATCAGAACGACCAAGAACATTAACCGCGCCAAGAGCAAGAAGGTTTATGTGACCTATACCAGTTTGAATACCGTTGAGGCCAGTAGCGGCGCTGATGTC encodes:
- a CDS encoding PspC domain-containing protein gives rise to the protein MKKTININLGGTFFHIDEDAFAKLNRYLDAIKKSFTDPQGQDEIIRDIEARIAELFAEKRDSVSQVISIKELDEVIAVMGQPEDYMVDEEIFDDAPPKQQRQRQYQQRASYKQLFRDVDNKFISGVAAGLGHYLGIDTIWVRLLWILLTVFSSGFFLVVYILFWILVPAAESTADKLTMQGEAVTIENIEKKIKDEYERVADKVKDVDFDGAAKRAKSGASSFFDGLGSVFSVFFKIIFKFIGIILLITAISTLVSLIVSMFSLGSVSFWGSDLTDYIGVVNTSGAPIWLISIAVLLAVGIPFFVLFLLGLKILIPNIKSIGTPAKITLGVAWIAAVIMMGIFAIREVTEISNEGSVKTVNPLAVAVNDTLRLKMVSNEDFEYRANRSGGFEIKRDEDGNRVIYSNDVRLIVRSTSKPEGRISIEKSANSTDYQRSREYAERINYNYELKGNTLYLDGYFLVDVADKYRDQEVEVIVYLPEGSVLFADKNTRSFHSNSSYYDDILTRGDEEYFLRIEKGKTTCLNCPDGRESNYNGDRTTSGWDDDDWSSDDWTDDDWGNSDTWVDDVEQSTETTESEQATSTDSTATQSAVVNDSISNSSNQ
- a CDS encoding head GIN domain-containing protein, with translation MRLSILAILAAFTLSSCNLDLVVNAENGNGDVVTKTRNLDDDFTGVRGSSGLDVFLEEGSENKVVVEADSNLHEYIETEVSNGVLKIRTTKNINRAKSKKVYVTYTSLNTVEASSGADVIASDVIRAEKLDLSSSSGADLELEIDAREVMVKCSSGADIKVTGRAKYLTADASSGSDINARNLEATKVRAEVSSGADIVVNVVESLDAKASSGGDIKYYGDPMTVNKKDGKSSAIRKM